The Coprobacillus cateniformis DNA window TTGGGGTTGAATTGCCTACTAGGGATGCCAAACATTGGTATGATTTAGCTAAAAATATGGGGTTTAAAGTGGGCTCTACACCCTCTAGAAATAGTGTTATGGTTATCACTGGTACAACGTTTGGACATGTTGCATTTATAGAGGCATGGGATGGAGAAAATATTACGGTTTCTGAAGGAAATGTTAACTGGACTGGTTATATGCCACCTGATGGGGTTGGTATCTATGCAAGTGATGAAGAGGCATTGAAACATATAAGAGTATCAACACATAATTTTAATCAGTATAGAAAAAACCTGATAACTAGAGGAAGAAAAATTGCCGGCTTTATTTATTTAGAATAAAATATTTAAAAAAGATAGGAGAGAAAAAGTTGATAAAATATATTGATTATCAAAAAGATCAAACA harbors:
- a CDS encoding CHAP domain-containing protein; translated protein: MKIIKKLFILPFIFSLLVILLFPMAFVNNKTRDTPSGSDITGTNDTTNIDINHPSYKHNNPLWPKFNGQCTWFAWSRSNQLFGVELPTRDAKHWYDLAKNMGFKVGSTPSRNSVMVITGTTFGHVAFIEAWDGENITVSEGNVNWTGYMPPDGVGIYASDEEALKHIRVSTHNFNQYRKNLITRGRKIAGFIYLE